Proteins encoded in a region of the Elaeis guineensis isolate ETL-2024a chromosome 7, EG11, whole genome shotgun sequence genome:
- the LOC105048014 gene encoding LOW QUALITY PROTEIN: uncharacterized protein (The sequence of the model RefSeq protein was modified relative to this genomic sequence to represent the inferred CDS: inserted 1 base in 1 codon), with protein sequence MIHPAAQPYPXRPYYDTKPSLPPPQPNPFSPSPAAAVMHPPPAPIVIESSAFPQPYYLHPPAPPAAVPVIHPNAEQQKINTLFVSGLPDDVKPREIHNLFRRRHGFDSCQLKYTGRGDQVVAFATFFNHQSAMAAMNALNGVVFDPETGATLHIELARSNSRKRPRGGGAYAVIDKRVKITDDDQDLWSNDGDGGSDEPLGTENDNSSNKGALAAAQSGGVADKLENDQAASNEPEKPTSGDIPPCSTLFIANLGPTCTEEELKQVLSEYPGFHTIKMRGRGGMPVAFADFADVESSTAAMNTLQDSLLASSDRGGMHVEYARSKMRKS encoded by the exons ATGATCCACCCGGCGGCCCAGCCCTACC CGCGGCCCTACTACGACACCAAGCCCTCCCTCCCGCCGCCCCAGCCAAATCCCTTCTCCCCCTCGCCGGCGGCCGCTGTCATGCACCCACCTCCGGCCCCCATCGTCATCGAGTCCTCCGCCTTCCCACAGCCCTACTACCTCCACCCCCCTGCCCCGCCTGCGGCTGTGCCCGTGATCCACCCCAACGCCGAGCAGCAGAAGATCAATACTCTCTTCGTCTCCGGGCTCCCCGACGACGTCAAGCCTCGAGAGATCCACAACCTCTTCCGCCGCCGCCACGGCTTCGATTCTTGCCAGCTCAAGTACACCGGCCGCGGTGACCAG GTTGTCGCCTTTGCCACATTTTTTAATCATCAATCAGCAATGGCAGCAATGAACGCATTAAAC GGAGTGGTTTTTGATCCTGAGACGGGAGCTACTCTGCATATAGAGCTGGCCAGATCAAATTCTCGGAAGCGTCCACGAG GGGGTGGAGCCTATGCAGTAATTGATAAACGAGTTAAAATAACAGATGATGACCAAGATTTATGGAGTAATGATG GTGACGGTGGATCTGATGAACCATTGGGCACAGAAAATGATAATTCCAGCAACAAGGGTGCTTTAGCTGCTGCACAGAG TGGTGGGGTCGCGGATAAGCTAGAGAATGATCAAGCTGCTTCAAAT GAGCCAGAAAAGCCAACATCAGGGGACATTCCACCTTGTTCTACATTATTTATTGCAAATTTGGGTCCTACTTGCACTGAAGAAGAACTAAAGCAAGTTCTGTCTGA ATACCCTGGCTTTCATACAATTAAAATGCGAGGGAGAGGTGGAATGCCCGTTGCTTTTGCTGATTTTGCG GATGTGGAATCCTCAACTGCAGCCATGAATACTCTTCAAGACTCTTTGCTGGCGTCTTCTGATCGTGGTGGCATGCATGTGGA ATACGCGAGGTCCAAAATGAGGAAAAGCTAG